In Rutidosis leptorrhynchoides isolate AG116_Rl617_1_P2 chromosome 6, CSIRO_AGI_Rlap_v1, whole genome shotgun sequence, the DNA window AGTAAGTAAAAAATAACTAAACAAAGATCTTTGAACTTGATCAACGTGAACTAACAAACAaactagtatgtaaaagttaaaattACCCATAAAATACAAGATCACACATGATACACATGTTGTATGTTACATTCAAcaaaatatttattattttttttttttgaaaggcaataaagttatattaataaataaaactagcaAGATGCTATGAAATACAAACTCGAATTCAAAATACAAATTCCCAGTATTCACGACTTCAAACTCGAATCAAACACGAATCGACTACCACATAAGTCTAAACCCGATAGAACATACAAATCTAAACACGAGTAGGTCAACTAATACCCTAGGAAACCACCTTGATAACCACCACATATTACACGACCACTTCAGGGCAAACACCTAAATGAAAGCATGAAACCCGACTGCAACCCGAAAATCACACCATGGAACCCACGAAAATCATAAAACAAAAGTCCAAACAAGCAATCAAATCGAGTGGTGATAATGCAATATGTAAAGAAACTTAACAAAGGATTAACCCATGATTATGTTGACCACCACAAGCTGCAGATACTCATGACTGGAACCAATTAATACCCACGACAAGATTCGGCTGCAGATACGGCTAGACCCAAATAATACTCACGATATGAAGCAAGACCTCCACCGTCTGTTTTACCCAAATGAAACCACGAGAACTTTCCCCACGATTAACGCACGCGACAAAAACGAAACAGCATCCACACCCGATAACATGAACCTGCAACCATGAATCCCACCACAACGAACACGAGCCTAAAACCATGAACCAACCCGCGAAAATACCTGAAGTCAAAGGTAGGAAGACGGTGAAGGAGAGAAACCACCCGGCGACCGGAGAAGGAGGCAAGATCCGACCGAACCACTTGAATACCCACGAAAGCATTGATCTATAACCACGATCTGAGTACCCGAAATTAGCTACCGAGAACCTTATACACGATTTGAATACACCCGAATTGAATACACTCGATTTGACAGACCCGAATTGAATACACTCGATTTGAGAGGCACCTAAAACGATTAAAAATAGAGAAGGGAAAACAAGGAAAAAGAGTGAAGGAGAGGGGTCCTCTGGACCGGAGGAGAGCAAATTAGTGATGGCGGCGAGTAATTTTAGGGTAGGGTTTTTTGGTTGAGAGATAGAAAAAAGGAGTTTTGgacaaaatatttatatttaactaAACTTTGTAGTTGACGGACGTTTTAAGTTATTTTTTTggaaaaaatataaaattaaattgaTCTAGATCATAAGATTTAAAAATGATACAACATAGTCAAATGAACATCTAATTTGATAAGGTCATAAAGTCTATTTGACAAAGGATTGTACTAGACTCAAACCAAACATTTTTTAGTAAATAGTTACCCCGACAaagtttttattaaaataaataataaaagaatAGGAGATGTAGAAAAGCAATGGAGCTATAAGAGTGTATTATAGCTACAATCAAAACACTCACACCAAGGCTAAATAAAGCTATAGAAGCGCAAAACCAGAAACAAACAAACGTTAATCCAATTTCCAAGCAATCTTCAATTTCACTACTTGTCTTGACTCCTTGAAGCAAACCGAAAAAAGTTTTAACCGAACAGAAGAGTAGATATCTTCAAACAGCTTGTCTATTGATCTAGTTTTACCCTTGAAAATCTTGTTATTACGTTTTTGCCCAATGAAGTACATTGAAGCTGCGAAGAGAAGCTTTGAAACCATGGTTTCTGCACTATTTGTCGCACCATTACCCATGTCGTTTGCTATATGAATCCAATTGTTGCTGCCATTCGAAACACACATTAGCTGTTAGACTTTTGGCAAATATCGTGGGAGTAAATAGAGTTAAAAAAACAAAGTGTGATTGTGAATCCAAGGAAAATTGTTGCACAAACCGACAAACCCAAGATAAAATGCACAAAATAACAATGAATAACGCGAAACAAGCCAAAAAAGCAACCATCAAAGGTAGACAAGCATTTAACAAACCAGCGCGTGAAAAACACCAATCAAAATACCCAGCATCCCATCACCATCAACAAACATTATCCCGCAAAAATGAAGCCCCTAAACCAATTGAAGACATGGTTGATCCCGAAGATGGCTAATCCATAGCAAACCAAACCAAAAAGCTAAACATGGAATTATCCAAAATATACTTAAGAAACTCCAAAATCCCTCAACAGCCTTGTCTAATCCTCTGCAATCATGTCTAATCCTGTAGGCAGAATATCAGTGGCACGCAATATATATTGATGTTGCCCGAAAAAACCACAAACAACCGGATATCTTTACATCATTGAAAACCACTAACAACAACCGACAATAATGGGTAGAAAATCACTAGAGGGGGTCCAGAAAGGTCTTATTTAATTAGATGTTTACTCTTTTAGAAACATGCAGTTAATGATGTGTTCGATCTTTAAAGTGGGATAATAATAACAAACTGAAATTAACCATAGGGTTAACCACCTAGCGATATCAAAGTGACAATTCAAATTGAGGGTTCAAATACTGAGAATTGGAATATCGGTGGTGATACGTGTAGACATTTAGTATACGATAAAtaaaaaattcatattgaacttctgtAATTAATTATACATTTTTTTATTTCACCCCGTCTTCAAATATAAACGATGCGTAAAATCATTGAATTTTGAGATTTAAAAAAGAGATCAACTGAAGGTTTCTAAGTTGACGCGCTACTCAAATGAAATCACTATTTTATGAGTTAACGAATCAATCAAATAAATAGATAAAAGATATATCGATCAAGTTACTTAATTGTGTAAAATTAAACGAAATATGTGTTGTCAACGAGTAACGAAAGCAATCTTGAATCCCTTTCATGGGATCAATTTTCCGTGTTTTCCTATTGTCATGGGACCTTAAATGTAACATGCAATACAATTACAATTAAATGATTATTTGACTAAACACATGAATAACTACTGAATATAATATCATTACAGTTAAAATTAATTATAGCAAGTATATTatagtaatattgatatattaggtataaataactatataactTTTGATGCTATATAACCCCATTTCTACGACCAATATACCATTTCTAGTTTTTAGTGTTTCGACCAACCAAGATCAATCCACCTTTTTATCCATTTCTAATCTTTAATGacaaaattatataatataataataatataattcaagTATTAAGTAACATATATAAAAGGGTCCATCATCATTGTTCTAATCACAATTTCTTTCCTTTTTCGATCTACGGATTTATTGTTATAGATCACCAACCGCTTTGAACATGAGTTGATTTCAACAATTTCCAACTGCAAAAATCAATAAAGAAAACATTTCATTTCATCTAATTTTGGTTTTAAATGTGAAGTTGAATCTAGAATCAACAAAAAGCTTCAAGAAGATTAATTGGTTGGTGGGTTATTAGTTGGATCCATTGATTCCTAACTTTTTTTATAATTCATTCAAGAATATTATACCTTTATTGCAACTTGGATCTGCTCCAGATGTGGTAGTTTCAATCAGGTTCACAAGTTTTCTTGATATACATCAACTGGGTATGTTAAAATTTGATGCTTTTTTATTACTGCAAGAAAGTTGTGTTTGTGTGGGGTttaatttcgttatttgaagtactTTTTTTGCTTAATTACAACTTGGTATGTTGAAAATCGATGAAAAATTTGATGCTTTAGGTCATATTGTTTGTGTTTGGGGGGTTTTGAGCTCTTGCTATCAATGATTTAGCTCATCTTTGCAATTGGGTTTGATCAAATTCATGAAAAATTCTTATTTTATTTCAAGGATATTATGTTTGTATGGTTTTAAAATTTTTGATATCAGCCACTTTTATAGCTTAATTTGCAATTAGTCATGATCAAAATTGATAAATTTGTTTGGCTTAGCTCATGAGAGCAGCTGTGTTTATGGGATTTTAGGTTTGTTGATATCAAGAAATTTTCACTTAACTGTAGTTGTATATGCTTAAATTTGAAGCAAAAATCCTGTGTTCTAAATTATTCATCCAAAATAGAATTCAGGATTTCAGGATCAATACCAATATTACTCTGTTTTCAAATTCTGAATCTTGACCTGTTGATATTGAAGGACTAACAAAATCATTAATTTGGTGTTGTTCTCAAACGATTTTACAACGGCTTCTTCAATTGAAAATCCGGTGCTTGTCTCGACGGCTGGTCTGGAGTGCATATTTAGCATTATCAGGGCCCTGAGGATGGGGTCCTGCTTTTCAGACGAAAGCAGGACCCCACTTCCAAATTCTCCAACAACGGGTCTCGGGATTAAAAAAAGAAAGAATTCCAAAAAAAGGCCACCGGGATTGCGAAACTCTTCTTCGTTTGATCACCGAAGGGAAGAACAACTTCATAGAATTACGGGTCGAATGTTTTTGAATGGATCGAGTGAAGTTGCGTCGCTCTTTACTCAGCAAGGCAAGAAAGGAACCAATCAAGATGCCATGATCGTGTGGGAGGTTCGTTTTCACATTATTTCATTatagtttataattttaatttatagGTTTTATGTATTGAAAAAACAATTTAGGCAACTTTTGACATTTTCGACCCCTTCGACCCCTTCATATTGAACtagtattattttttattaacTGTATAAAACCCATAAACATAGAGGTTAGTGCTAAGATTTAGTTTAATATTTTTACTTTTCAGAATTTTGGGTCAAGAACAGACACGGTCTTCTGTGGTGTATTTGACGGTCATGGGCCGTTAGGTCATATGGTGGCTAAAAGGGTGAGGGATTCACTCCCACTGAAACTAAGTGCACACTGGGAAGTTAACCTAAAAGGTAGCACTGATGTCCTTCGTGAAATCTTGAACTCTGAAGAAACATTAGTCAATTTACCCGATGATTCACGTGGCTCAAATTTTGAAGATACCTTTAAGAACCCTGAAATCTTCCATACATTGAAGGAAGCATTTTTAAAGGCGTATAAAGTCATGGATAAGGAATTGAGTATGTATGCACGTGTTGATTGCATCTGTAGTGGGACAACTGCAGTAACGTTGATCAAGCAGGTAAGATTGTCGAGTCGGGTAGCGGGTAAAAAAACATGTGATTTTGTATATGGACCGGAATGAGTTAGGTTGGGTTGCGTGGGGTTGACATGAAAGCCCGAAGCAAATTTTGTTCTAGAGATTAGATTTCCTAATAAACAGTTAGGTGGTGTTTGTTTTTCATTATGCAAATCTTATTATGTCATGTATGCACGCCCGCATACGTTTTTACTGcggactgttttttttttttttttttgaagacataagataaaagaATCTCTTATTCTGTCTGCAAACTCACAGACCTAGAAATATGCTTCTAAACGTGCAGGCATGATCaagttattttgcagacataaaaactATCAGTCTTCAATATTCATCATACAGACCTTTATGTCGCATCTTCTTTACAGACATATTCCACGGATCTTCACACAAAAACATCTTTGTAAACAAACGGCACCTTAGTGTACCAATGATTGCAATACCTGTTTTTAATAATAATCAATCAAATTTTTAATAGTATGATTTTGGTGGTTTTCATGGATTGAAACTACAGTTTGGGTGCTCTTTGTCATTCGACTCACGAGGCCCATTTTTTTagctaaaatatatatttttatttttcccgTTGGACCAGTCTAATTTAAAATATCCTGAATTGCCTCATTTATAAAACATAAGTAAATCGGTGGAATTCACTTCTTTATCTAAAAGGCGTTAGTTTGTTTTAGGATTTTTTGTCGGGTTATgaatgtaattattaatattaacatgttTATGGTTATAGGGTCCACATCTTATAATTGGAAATATCGGAGACTCGAGAGCCGTATTGTGTACAAGGGAAAATGATAATTCTCTGGTTCCTGTTCAGTTGACAGTCGATCTGAAGCCAAACCTTCCAGGTTCCTCACACTCATAAAATGTTACCactagtttatttatttatttaaatttttttttttttttttttttgtacttttaattattgtccaAGGATTGCATTGGGACAAAGCCAGTTACTtgaaatataagttagttaggcaATAGATTCCATCGTATGCTGTTTTTACATGTCTAACACATGCAGCTGAAGCTGAAAGGATCCGTAGATGTAAGGGACGTGTGTTTGCCTTACGTGATGAACCTGAAGTTGCTAGAGTTTGGTTGCCTAACTACGATGCACCCGGGCTAGCCATGGCTCGTGCTTTTGGGGATTTTTGTCTTAAAGATTTTGGTCTCATTTCGGTCCCTGAAGTCTCATACAGGCACCTAACTGAAAAGGACGAGTTTGTTGTCCTGGCAACTGATGGGGTGAGAATTCCCTCCGTTTATCTGCCATTTACTATTGATTTAGTCAACTTGTGTTTGGTAACGggctaaatatatacactcgagtgaGTCAAACTGGCTGAAATCAACCCAAAATGTATTTTTAAATGCAACAAACTTCCTATACCGATTTATCGTTGAATAGATGATTAATTTTATGACATCATTTTGGTGATCATGAATTATTAGTAATAGGGAAGTATATATTCGTGAGAAGAATGAAACATTTCTTGCCAATCTTGTAAGGATGTTATAATTATTTTGCATTATTTTAAGGATTTTGCTAATGAAAGCTCTTAAGAGTTGTCCTTAACACGCTTTGAACACTTGGATATAGCAGTCTGTTATTAAATTAATAGTGGCGCTTACCTGATTGTACAAGTGTTTTATGCATGTTAACGACAGCCAGGTAATGATTATTGTTATACCGTGTTGCAGATATGGGACGTGCTTTCAAACGAAGAAGTGATTGAAATTGTAGCCTCTGCGGAATCACGTTCCCGTGCAGCACAAGCGGTGGTTGAGTCAGCTGTTCGTACTTGGAAACACAAATACCCAACTTCAAAAGTGGATGATTGTGCAGTTGTGTGCCTGTTTCTTGACGCGCAAACAACAACCACATGCGACGCTAAATTAAAGAACATGGAGGaagaatcatcatcatcgttaatgTATATGGAAGGAGGAAAAGACTGGTCTGCCCTTGAAGGGGTTTCACGGTTGAACACATTATTAACACTTCCTAGGTTCAACGATGAAGATAACTATGAGCCTCGTGGCAAAAGAAAGGTTTAGAGATGATTGGTTGAAAAGGTTTGGTCATTATATTTTCATTATTGTAATTGTAATATGGTTTTGTTTATGATTTCATTTTGTTTGAGCTTGAAAACCAGAAAAAGAATCAGGAATGTAAAAGAGGTTTCGAGCTGTTAGTAAAACAGTCAGTCTGTAGTGTATGGTGAAGAACCCGACTGTTTTAGAGAGTCGTGGATATTGTTTTCGTTCTTTTTTGCAGGGTGAAACGAAATTTTGTGAAACCAAATCTTgccttttgtttttttctttttgttaCAGAATTGTGTGAGGTTTAATTCATATGTTTATCAAAATTATATCGTGTTTTTGTTTGACTGAAGTCTTGACTTTGATTACTGTCATCTTAGTAGTATCATTTTATACATACTAGTAGCACACGTGTTCGGGTAATCGGGTGGTCGGAGTTTGCGTGGTTCGCTTCTATTTCATGCGAGATGCTTGTCTTTTTCGGAAAAAATGCGTCTGTCATTGTTTATATTTAATAGAGTCAAATTGGTTTATTTGGGTAATTTCTCTTTTATTATTGCCTTTATTAACCACATTTATATCAAATGCTCGTGCTTGCTCATGAACAATCGAACTGCAGCGGTTTATGCAGCGGGCCGAATGTGGCGGTCGATGACGGTCCACAAGACGTAGGGGTTAGAGAGCTCATTACTGAGTTTGATTACATCAAAGAAAAGATGTCGTCTAAGAAGAGGGGTAAACAAAAGGTCGTCTCGGTCGTTAATAAGGATGATAAACTTGATGTTAAGAACGTTTATGTCTAGCTGGAGTTTGGAAGGAGTGGTAGGATGTATTGCGATTGCTTAAAACCGAGGTGCGAGGGGTTTTGCACGGAATGGTATATTCTAAATGAGCGCTTGAAGAAACCGTAAGAAGAAGTTTTGGCTAAATCTATATTtagaaagaagaagaaataagagATTATTTCGTGTTCGTTTAATCTTCATGATAATGTTGGTGATATCGAATTTGGTGATGTGGTTCAAAGAATGTTTATTAAAGATCAAGTTAGGGAGAGTGGAAAGAGTTCCTCGATAGTAGGTTTTAAACCGGGGTGCAAACCCGGTGGCATAGGACTCTTCCAAGATTTAGAAGATCGTGGTATTATAGCTCCTTCCGAGGCTATTTTAGTTGGGGACGGATCTTCAAATCTTTTGACCTATAAAATCGTTATTCGGAATGAGAAAATAATTGAGCGGGAGACCATTGACGGTAAGATGAAGAAGGTGGTCATTTCGTGCGAATGGATACTTTGTTGTTGCAATATTTAATTCCGTTCTTAGGTTTAGTTATAGATGTTTGTTTgcttgattttttattttttttttttgcggtTTCATTCGATTAGTTCATAGTCAGAGATTCGGTGATAGATAGTTCTAGTTTTGTTATGTTAGCTTCCTAGGTCCAACCCTCCTTGCTTTTGAGTTGTCTTTCGGTTGAAAACGTTTAGAAAATGTTTTCGTTATCTATACGAGTTAGCgttattttttcaaaaaaaaaaaaaaaaaaaaaagaagaagaagaacggTCTGCATTAATTTATACTCATGCGCGAATGCAAGTTGTGATATTATAAACGTTATATTGATAAATCTCTCTCGAGGGCTCctaggtttataaaaaaaaaaaagattttaattACATTCAGAGTTTTAATCATATAATGCACAAATGACGTCAGAATCAATTTAATGGTATGAATGGTTTAGACGCGCTAGGTTGACGGAGAACATAGAAGATGTTGCTGGTGATAATCGACCCAGATTTGAATTCGAATTCATTGGATCTTGCGATTGTAGGTGATTTTGCTTGAGACGATTGGGGTTGTAAATGGCGGTAATTGGCTTTGATGTTTAGACATGTTCGTCTTAGCTCTCTAGTGGATAGTCTAATTTGGTCGACATCATTGATTTTATTATGCTtagtgttggtgcataatccctagTTCTTAATGTTCTTTTTATTATCGAGTTGTAATGAACATTGATACATTATTATGTTTGCCTTATTATGGTTTGTTTATGATTATGTTATTGAATGAATGTCTAGTGTAACGATTGTTTAATTGGTTGGACGATCGAAACACAGCCGAGGGTCAGGGACCCTCGGCCCGAGGGAGaagaccatcggaccgatggttAAGACCATCGAGCCGATGGTAGCTGGGTCTTATATAAATATGAGATGACGGGAACTAATTGAGGTTACGTATTTTTCACTTGGTTTCTTGGTTCCTGTCGATTCCAGCACTCCCTCACAACCCACAACCGAATACACTTGTTCTAGGCTATTGAATATCTAGGTTTAATCATCTAGGTTATCGAAACCTTAGGATTTCAAGTATTCGAATCAAAAGATCATAGTTTCCGCCTATAGGTCGTTGTGTTTAATCAAGATCCGTGTAATACAacaacaaattggtatcagagctgttgGTTGCCGGATTAAACTGTTTGATTCGTTTTTTAAAGGTTTAGGGTTTGTTAGGTTTTCAAGTTTTTggtcaaaaatctcaatttttgcaCGTTAGAAGTTTGTTTTGTTAGTGGGTTTGTGTTAATCTAGTGCCTAGCAACCTTCGTTAAGCATTAGATCTAAGGTTCTATCGATTTCTAGCGATCTACCATTGAAACGGCCTTAAAAAACCCTAGTTGAGTCTGCATCTGTTAAGAACTACCATCGGGCCGATCGTCATAGACCATCGACCCGAGTGTCTCCCCTTCGATCCGATAGTGAGCATTTGACCCGATAGTCTCCTCACCCGATAGTGTTTTACCATCGACTCGATCTTCAAAGACCATCGATCCGATCTTCGTTGACTATCGACCCGATAGACTTTATACTTCCGAGTGTTAAGTATTTCACCATCGACTCGACTGTTAGAGACCATCGAACCGATTGTAAGACCATCGAACCGATTGTCAGACCATCGAACCGATTGTGAACCAGAACAGTAACCTTTTATTTTCTTGAAATTTTTGGCGAATATGTCTTCTTCAAGTAGTCAAGTTAGTCGTGAGTATGCCCTTTCACTTAGCACAGGGGTACAGAATCTCCTATTGACCGAACAAACGATTGGTTCGGCTACTAGAGCTCCGAGGTTGTCCAATCTTAATGACTTTATGACATGGAAATCTCGATTTATTAATTACTTGAATGGAGTTAACACCAGACTCTGGGAATGCATTGAAACTGAGTATAATGCTCCGGTAGGTGCTGATGGAGTCAAGAAAGAAGTGTTTGAGTTCACTCCAGAAGAGAGGGAAGCGTATGATTTACAGTGCAAAGCGTATGCACATCTATCTCAAGCTCTAGATGAGGCTATCTACTGTCAGTTTGAGAGCAATAAGACGGCTTATTCTCTCTGGCAGGCACTAGTGTCCGCTGTGGAAGGTACAGATGTCTACCGCAAAGCTAAAGCTAAGTCGTTGAAGGCAGAATGGAAACAGTTTGCTGCTAAGCCCAACGAAAGCCTGAGTGAGACTCTAATCAGGTATAGACTGATAGTTAGTAAGTGTCAAAGCTATGGAGTTGAAGTTACCGATGCTAAGTCCATTAAGCATTTGAAAGATGGGTTACCAGAAAAGTGGGATTACATAGTTGATCAAATTGAGACCAGGAAAGCGTCAGGAGAAACGCTTACCTTGACTTCATTTACTTCAAAGCTGATGGAAAAAGACATTGAGAGAGAGGCTAAGAATAAGAGATTGAGTAATGCCGCAGGGTCTGAGAATGTCTCGGGAAGTTCATCAACGCAACATGCACCGATTGAGACAGCTTATGTGTCTACAAATTCCTCATCTAGCAAGTTGCCACCGAAGTCACCTCAAATTGGTTATACCGATAGTTACAGTTCACCTCCAATTCAGGAACCGGTTATGACGCTTGATAACATTCGTAAGAGGTCAAAAGAGGGTATTCAGGAGGATATGCAGTTGGCTGCTTTGGTTGTGAACTCGTACAACGAGACGTTATTGGGAGGTTCGATTAATGAACATCTAGACAATGAGGATATGGAGCAGATTGACCCAGATGAGTTGGAGAGAATGGATATCATGGCTGCAATGGGTATAGTTGTGCGGAGAGCAAGAAGTTACCTGAGGAGAACTGGTCAGAAGAATCTGACGTTGAATAAACGCTCCAAGTTTGGGTTCGATATAGCTAAAGTTCGCTGTTTTAATTGTGGTGAGATGGGTCACTTCAAGAAGACGTGTACCAGGCCTGCTAAGACTGGTCACTTCAATCCATTCGCTGGTCACAAGGCAGATGATGAGAGTAGGATAGTTCCGGTTAATGGGAAGTCTAATGAGAAACAGAGTGATTCATCGTCAGAGGCCGCTCTCAACTCGAATTCCTATTCTGACGAGGGCTATGAATGGTCGATTGGTTTGGACGGAGAACATGCTAATGTAGTGTTTGTTGGCAAGACTGAGGCTGAGTTAGAAGCTGCTAGGGTTGAGAGAGAAAAGGCTGGTTGTTTAGGTACCTCTGAGTGTAAATGCTATGTGTGTAAGTGTGAAGCTC includes these proteins:
- the LOC139855988 gene encoding probable protein phosphatase 2C 33 yields the protein MGSCFSDESRTPLPNSPTTGLGIKKRKNSKKRPPGLRNSSSFDHRREEQLHRITGRMFLNGSSEVASLFTQQGKKGTNQDAMIVWENFGSRTDTVFCGVFDGHGPLGHMVAKRVRDSLPLKLSAHWEVNLKGSTDVLREILNSEETLVNLPDDSRGSNFEDTFKNPEIFHTLKEAFLKAYKVMDKELSMYARVDCICSGTTAVTLIKQGPHLIIGNIGDSRAVLCTRENDNSLVPVQLTVDLKPNLPAEAERIRRCKGRVFALRDEPEVARVWLPNYDAPGLAMARAFGDFCLKDFGLISVPEVSYRHLTEKDEFVVLATDGIWDVLSNEEVIEIVASAESRSRAAQAVVESAVRTWKHKYPTSKVDDCAVVCLFLDAQTTTTCDAKLKNMEEESSSSLMYMEGGKDWSALEGVSRLNTLLTLPRFNDEDNYEPRGKRKV